The Klebsiella quasivariicola region CTAATGGGCCCGTCTCGCTGGATAACGCTTTCCAGATTGGCGTCGGTAATACGCGGGAAAGCAGTAAAACCGAAACGCTCAAGCTGGATGCCTGGCTGCTGCCGTTTATGAACGTTTATGGTCTGGTCGGGCACACCGAAGGACATTCAATTTCGCAGATTGCCGTCGGCCTGAAGGGGCCGAATGGTAAAGTGGTCCCTCTGCCGGGGATGCAGGATCTCGACTTTCGCCTCGATTTTAAGGGTACCACCTACGGGATGGGCACCACCCTGGTGGGTGGCGTCGGCAACTGGTTTACGGTGTTCGACGCCAACTACACCCAGACGCGTTTTGATATCCTCGACGGTAGCATCGACGCGTTTACCTTTTCGCCGCGCGTAGGCTATCGTTTCACTACGCCATCGGTCGATACGCTGCATCTCCCCGCCGGAAAGCTGAACCTGTGGGTCGGCAGCATGTATCAGGATGTGCAGCAGGAGTTTAAGGGCAGCCTTAACGATCTCTCGATGCCGTCGCCGATGCTGCAGAATATGGTCAATCTGGCCAACCAGGACAATAACGGTCGCTTTGATGTGAAACAGCATCTCCAGTCGCCGTGGAACGTGCTGGTGGGCGCGCAGTATGAGATGACGCAGAACTTTAATATTACTACCGAGTTTGGCTTTGCCGAACGTAACAGCTTCTTTATCGCCGGTGAGTATCGCTTTTGAGCCGACTGTTTATCACTTTTCTGCTGCTGATGACCAGCCCGATCTGCAGCCAGGCCGAAATGCTCAGCCGCGAGAAAATCGACGGTTGGCTGCAGCATCTCGGCGCCAGCGATAAGTTCGACGCCAGCAAAGGGATCGACTGGGGCGTGATGCCCGGTCCGTTCTATACGCCGGAGCTGGGGCTGGGCATCGGCACCGCTGTCGTCGGCATGTATCGCCCCGATCCGCAGGATACCACCAGCCAGAACTCGACCCTGACGCTGAGCGGCTACGCCAGCTCCACCGGCGCCTTCGGCCTCAGCGTGAAAAACTACGCCTTTTTCGACAACGACCTGTGGCGCGTTTTTGTCGAAGGGTCGATGGCCAATACGCCCACTTATTACTGGGGGCAGGGTTTTCACGCCGGGGATAAAGACAATGAAAAAGAGAAGTATACCGCCCAGGTGCTGACTCTGCGCCCGACAATCTACCGGCAACTGTTCGACAATGTCTATCTGGGCGCGGGATGGTCGCTGGCGGCGCAGAACGCCGATGAGATGGACCACGACGATTTACCGAAAATAGAAAGCACCTCACAGGGGCCGTCGGTATTCAGTTCGGGCGCCAGCGTTGCCCTGAACTGGGACGATCGCGACTTTGTCCCCAACCCGCGTCGGGGTCAGTATGCTAACGTCCGCTACACCCATTATGCGCCCGGATTAGGCAGCGATACCCGCTTTGACGAATTTCAGCTGCACTATAGTCATTATCATGCCCTGAGCGAGAAAAGCGTGCTCGCCTGGGAGGCCGATGGCGCCTTCACCCAGGGCGAGGTGCCGTGGAGCATGATGCCCCTGTTGGGCAGCGATGAGCGGATGCGCGGTTACTATGAGGGGCGCTATCGCGATAAAAACGTCGTCAGCGGCCAGCTGGAATATCGTCGGCAGCTCACCTGGCGGCATGGGATTGTGGCCTGGGCTGGGGCGGGAACCATGGGGCCGTCGCTGTCGTCGTTGAACAATGGCCGCTGGCTGCCCACCGGCGGCGTTGGCTACCGTTTCGAGTTCAAACCTCGGGTGAATATTCGCCTCGACTATGGCATTGGTAAGGGCAGCAGCGGCTTTTACTTTCAGGTCGGGGAGGCGTTTTAAGCACCTTGCCGGGCATTCAACCTTGCGCGGATTGCGGTATGCTAACGCCACTCTTATATCGGCCCGGTCAGCACGCCATGAAACAAGTT contains the following coding sequences:
- a CDS encoding BamA/TamA family outer membrane protein, encoding MSRLFITFLLLMTSPICSQAEMLSREKIDGWLQHLGASDKFDASKGIDWGVMPGPFYTPELGLGIGTAVVGMYRPDPQDTTSQNSTLTLSGYASSTGAFGLSVKNYAFFDNDLWRVFVEGSMANTPTYYWGQGFHAGDKDNEKEKYTAQVLTLRPTIYRQLFDNVYLGAGWSLAAQNADEMDHDDLPKIESTSQGPSVFSSGASVALNWDDRDFVPNPRRGQYANVRYTHYAPGLGSDTRFDEFQLHYSHYHALSEKSVLAWEADGAFTQGEVPWSMMPLLGSDERMRGYYEGRYRDKNVVSGQLEYRRQLTWRHGIVAWAGAGTMGPSLSSLNNGRWLPTGGVGYRFEFKPRVNIRLDYGIGKGSSGFYFQVGEAF